In a single window of the Rattus norvegicus strain BN/NHsdMcwi chromosome 6, GRCr8, whole genome shotgun sequence genome:
- the Gtf2a1l gene encoding TFIIA-alpha and beta-like factor isoform X3: MALQTASGHLYKVNVPVVVTQTSGRAEILQHPFQQVLQQLGQPSIIQTTVPTLHPCSLQAETEKSHRMETALQQPTVLHSTPVDRKHTENATSERRVLPGNELRPQESTQYISLPGVGFPPQVALTESSLEPVLGASANLTQNLHGGPFTQGPPGTLRHHVLDTQLHSLRDRIYGCDSVKQLRKIEEPSSLRVSEKSCTSERDLNIQVTDDDINEIIQIDGTGDNSSAEEGGSIRDADENEFPGIIEAGDLKVLEEEVDSVSNEDSTANSSDNEDHQIDALEEDPLNSGDDVSEQDAPDLFDTDNVIVCQYDKIHRSKNRWKFYLKDGVMCFGGRDYVFAKAIGEAEW, encoded by the exons ATGGCCCTCCAGACGGCGTCCG GTCACCTTTACAAAGTCAATGTACCAGTCGTGGTGACACAGACTTCAGGGAGAGCAGAGATTCTCCAGCATCCGTTTCAGCAAGTCCTTCAGCAGCTTGGGCAGCCTTCAATAATACAGACCACGGTTCCAACATTGCACCCATGCTCTCTTCAAGCCGAAACTGAGAAATCACACAGAATGGAGACTGCGCTGCAACAGCCTACCGTTCTGCATTCCACTCCAGTGGACaggaaacacacagaaaatgCTACCAGCGAGAGGCGTGTTCTCCCTGGGAATGAGCTTCGGCCGCAGGAAAGCACTCAGTACATCAGCCTTCCAGGTGTGGGGTTTCCTCCTCAGGTCGCTCTAACAGAGTCTAGCCTGGAGCCAGTGCTCGGTGCCTCAGCAAACCTGACTCAGAATCTACATGGTGGTCCTTTCACACAGGGCCCTCCGGGCACTCTCCGCCACCACGTGCTTGACACACAGCTTCATAGCCTTAGAGACAGGATATATGGATGTGATTCTGTAAAGCAACTGAGGAAAATAGAGGAGCCCAGCAGCCTCCGTGTGTCAGAGAAG AGTTGTACTTCTGAGAGGGATCTGAATATTCAGGTAACCGATGATGATATTAATGAAATAATTCAAATAGATGGAACCGGCGATAACTCTTCTGCTGAAGAGGGGGGAAGCATAAGGGATGCAGATGAGAATGAATTTCCAGGGATCATTGAAGCCGGCGACCTTAAGGTACTTGAGGAAGAAGTGGACAGCGTATCAAATGAAGATTCAACTGCAAACAGCAGTGACAACGAGGACCATCAAATAGACGCCCTAGAAGAG GATCCCCTAAATTCTGGAGATGATGTCAGTGAGCAGGACGCGCCAGACCTGTTTGACACAGATAATGTAATTGTCTGTCAGTATGATAAG ATTCACCGGAGTAAGAACAGATGGAAATTCTACTTGAAAGATGGAGTCATGTGCTTTGGAGGGAGAGACTATGTGTTTgcaaaggccattggtgaagccGAGTGGTGA